From Gemmatimonadaceae bacterium, a single genomic window includes:
- the flgA gene encoding flagellar basal body P-ring formation chaperone FlgA, producing the protein MVRRMFHPVVLVALATLALLWARLAEAQVPPTQRVPVATHALARGAVLGAGDFEMRDTTVRFGVDTNHIVVGWVTRRSIAAGEVLRVPAVEAPTVINANSPVECEWVDGNVKLTVQGIAARNAAMGERVPVRTESGKRIEGTVVAPGRVRID; encoded by the coding sequence ATGGTTCGGCGCATGTTTCATCCGGTCGTGCTGGTCGCGCTCGCGACGCTGGCGTTGCTCTGGGCGCGTCTCGCGGAAGCGCAGGTCCCGCCGACGCAGCGCGTTCCCGTCGCGACGCACGCACTGGCGCGCGGTGCCGTGCTCGGCGCCGGCGACTTCGAGATGCGGGATACGACCGTGCGCTTCGGCGTCGATACGAACCACATCGTTGTTGGCTGGGTCACGCGCCGCTCGATCGCCGCGGGCGAAGTGCTGCGCGTCCCGGCCGTCGAAGCGCCGACGGTGATCAACGCCAATTCGCCGGTGGAGTGCGAGTGGGTCGACGGCAACGTCAAGTTGACCGTGCAAGGCATTGCCGCGCGCAATGCGGCGATGGGCGAGCGCGTGCCGGTGCGCACGGAGTCGGGTAAACGCATCGAAGGAACGGTCGTGGCGCCAGGCCGTGTACGTATCGACTAA
- a CDS encoding P-loop NTPase: MIAPTHDPRVPQPAPAPTPLLVASGKGGVGTSVVAALHALAAAERGDRVLLIDANEGGGSLHHLFGARPTHSLWMLCDPRAVPEDLPIAIDHNLTLVAGGTSGAAVAPATDAERRDALKRLAELYAQYDVVVIDGGSRLDTISAISEVSNASLLLVTSADRLALAANYALVKSVTAKRNDAPIALIANRHGEGLAQEACDFLVGACSHFLARSIDVVSGIPDDPCLQAAIGAGMTIRDALDGSPAADAVRVTVQRLLPSQRAASQTLAMSAASTVAPPPPPPLPLPTPLSRRWS, translated from the coding sequence ATGATCGCGCCGACCCACGATCCACGCGTGCCGCAACCCGCACCGGCGCCTACGCCGTTGCTGGTCGCGAGCGGCAAGGGCGGCGTCGGCACGTCGGTGGTGGCGGCGCTCCATGCGCTCGCCGCTGCCGAACGCGGCGATCGCGTGCTGCTCATCGACGCGAACGAAGGCGGCGGCTCGCTGCATCATCTCTTCGGCGCGCGTCCGACGCACAGCCTCTGGATGCTCTGCGATCCGCGCGCGGTACCCGAGGATCTGCCGATCGCGATCGATCACAATCTCACGCTCGTCGCGGGCGGCACGAGCGGCGCCGCGGTGGCGCCGGCGACGGATGCCGAACGCCGCGATGCGCTCAAGCGTCTCGCCGAACTGTACGCGCAGTACGACGTGGTCGTGATCGACGGCGGCTCGCGGCTCGATACGATTTCCGCCATCAGTGAAGTGTCAAACGCGTCGCTGTTGCTGGTGACATCGGCCGACCGGCTGGCGCTCGCGGCGAATTACGCCCTTGTGAAATCGGTCACCGCCAAGCGCAACGACGCGCCGATAGCGTTGATCGCCAATCGCCACGGCGAAGGACTCGCGCAGGAAGCGTGCGATTTCCTCGTCGGCGCGTGCTCGCACTTTCTCGCTCGTTCGATCGACGTCGTGAGCGGTATTCCCGACGACCCGTGTCTGCAGGCGGCCATCGGCGCCGGCATGACGATTCGTGATGCACTGGACGGCTCGCCCGCCGCGGATGCGGTGCGCGTGACCGTGCAACGACTGCTTCCTTCGCAGCGCGCGGCGTCTCAGACGCTGGCGATGTCTGCTGCCTCGACTGTTGCTCCCCCTCCCCCTCCCCCTCTCCCTCTCCCCACCCCCCTCTCCCGACGCTGGAGCTGA
- a CDS encoding flagellar basal body L-ring protein FlgH, whose translation MNSLSGIPSAGAKRRSEEPSHANMKYLIALLFIVLGAPVLMAQSKDQPAATTRHIASWTADKREYRVGDVITVLLSEATIASATKSQSGSDQQTRKNDLGLAPPKIGTTALPSIDAAMNMDKNASSKQDGGASRAVNFKGDISVRVIAVDKSGQIQVKGAKMVDVDKNKQSLNFTGWIRPEDVSPDNVVSSQRVADATLTYQLSGDIGKTRGGLVGRILNVFWP comes from the coding sequence ATGAACTCTCTCAGCGGAATTCCGAGCGCAGGCGCGAAGCGCCGCAGCGAGGAACCATCACACGCGAACATGAAGTATCTGATTGCTCTCCTCTTCATAGTTTTGGGCGCGCCGGTATTGATGGCGCAGTCGAAAGACCAGCCCGCGGCGACGACGCGACACATCGCGTCGTGGACCGCGGACAAGCGCGAGTATCGCGTCGGCGACGTGATCACGGTGCTGTTGTCGGAAGCGACCATCGCCAGCGCCACAAAGTCGCAGAGCGGAAGCGATCAGCAAACGCGAAAGAATGATCTGGGCCTGGCGCCGCCGAAGATCGGCACGACGGCGTTGCCGTCGATCGACGCCGCGATGAACATGGACAAGAACGCATCGTCCAAGCAGGACGGCGGCGCGAGCCGAGCCGTGAACTTCAAAGGCGACATCTCGGTGCGCGTCATCGCCGTGGACAAGAGCGGGCAGATCCAGGTGAAGGGCGCGAAGATGGTGGACGTCGACAAGAACAAGCAGTCGCTCAACTTCACGGGCTGGATTCGGCCCGAGGACGTTTCGCCGGACAATGTCGTGAGCAGTCAGCGCGTCGCCGATGCAACGCTCACCTATCAGCTGTCGGGTGACATCGGCAAGACGCGTGGTGGGTTGGTCGGACGCATCCTCAACGTGTTCTGGCCGTGA
- the flgG gene encoding flagellar basal-body rod protein FlgG, producing MNPALNTAATGMAAQQTRTEVIANNLANVNTTGFKRSRAQFEDLLYQTMQGPQVLGSSESNTSPSIQVGRGTRLTGVTRLDSQGALEQTGRSLDVAIDGAGFFPVQLPSGATAYTRDGSFQISDQGVLVTSDGYQVGSGIKIPSDVTDVTISATGVVSGSKGTGTDSTELGRIELARFANPTGLEAMGQNLYSATPASGEATVGYPQDDGMGRLVQGQLEGSNVEIVQEMVDMISAQRAYELNSKAVKAADEMSQTATEMVR from the coding sequence ATGAATCCCGCCCTCAACACCGCCGCCACCGGCATGGCCGCGCAGCAGACGCGCACCGAAGTCATCGCGAATAATCTCGCGAACGTGAACACCACGGGCTTCAAGCGCAGTCGCGCGCAGTTCGAGGACCTGCTCTATCAAACGATGCAGGGTCCCCAGGTGCTCGGCAGCTCCGAGTCGAACACCAGCCCGTCGATTCAGGTCGGACGCGGGACGCGCTTGACCGGCGTGACGCGCCTGGACAGCCAGGGTGCGCTGGAGCAGACGGGTCGCTCGCTCGACGTGGCGATCGACGGCGCGGGATTTTTCCCCGTCCAGCTGCCGAGTGGCGCGACCGCGTACACGCGCGACGGAAGTTTTCAGATCTCTGATCAAGGCGTGCTCGTCACGTCCGACGGCTATCAGGTCGGCTCCGGCATCAAGATCCCGAGCGACGTCACCGACGTCACGATCTCGGCGACGGGCGTGGTGAGCGGATCCAAGGGCACGGGTACCGATTCGACGGAGCTTGGTCGCATCGAGCTCGCGCGCTTCGCGAATCCGACCGGGCTCGAGGCGATGGGTCAGAACCTCTACTCCGCGACGCCGGCGTCGGGCGAAGCCACCGTCGGGTATCCGCAGGATGACGGCATGGGCCGGCTCGTTCAGGGCCAGCTCGAGGGCAGTAACGTCGAAATCGTGCAGGAGATGGTCGACATGATCTCGGCGCAGCGCGCTTATGAGCTCAACTCGAAGGCGGTCAAGGCCGCCGATGAAATGTCACAAACAGCGACGGAGATGGTGCGGTAA
- the flgN gene encoding flagellar export chaperone FlgN, with product MTPETTTEESNLPVQRTVLSPVDSLTDALQTERRLLDELIAVMRRQRDAVGADDLQSVDDSVFATHRVLVTLSEARRRRRNLNTLIGQREDLGIHSLDEVLGPRMTAALRAARDDLHNAARSLSREVAINRRILRQALACGDEYARTLAGVAGPAGSPTYSVQPPAAPPRAQQTTTLLDRRI from the coding sequence ATGACGCCCGAGACGACCACCGAAGAATCGAATCTCCCCGTCCAGCGCACCGTTCTGTCGCCGGTCGATTCGTTGACCGACGCGCTGCAGACGGAGCGCCGTCTGCTCGACGAGCTGATCGCCGTCATGCGGCGCCAGCGGGACGCCGTGGGCGCCGACGACCTGCAATCCGTCGACGACAGCGTGTTCGCGACGCATCGCGTGCTGGTCACGCTGAGCGAAGCGCGCCGCCGCCGCCGCAATCTCAACACACTCATCGGCCAGCGCGAGGATCTCGGCATTCATTCGCTCGACGAAGTGCTGGGCCCGCGGATGACGGCCGCGCTTCGCGCCGCGCGCGACGATCTGCACAACGCGGCGCGCTCGCTCTCGCGCGAAGTCGCGATCAACCGGCGCATTCTGCGGCAGGCGCTCGCCTGCGGCGACGAGTATGCGCGCACGCTCGCCGGCGTCGCCGGCCCGGCCGGCTCACCGACGTACTCGGTTCAGCCGCCGGCCGCCCCACCGCGCGCGCAGCAGACGACGACGCTGCTCGACCGGAGGATCTGA
- a CDS encoding carbon storage regulator has protein sequence MLILGRKVGDVILIGDGIRVVVLACDRGGVRLGIEAPNDVTILRGEIVNDVATENQRAGKTAASGGQDWLQVIGGPPPDAPSASEDEAPRRRAGE, from the coding sequence ATGCTGATTCTCGGCCGAAAAGTCGGCGACGTGATTCTGATCGGCGACGGCATTCGTGTCGTCGTTTTGGCGTGCGATCGCGGCGGTGTTCGGCTCGGCATCGAAGCGCCGAACGACGTGACGATCTTGCGTGGCGAGATCGTGAACGACGTGGCGACGGAGAATCAGCGCGCCGGTAAGACGGCGGCCAGCGGCGGTCAGGACTGGCTGCAGGTCATTGGCGGTCCGCCGCCCGACGCGCCTTCAGCGTCGGAAGACGAAGCTCCGCGACGCCGGGCCGGCGAGTAA
- the flgF gene encoding flagellar basal-body rod protein FlgF: protein MPPLNGMESAASALRYWERKQDVVANNLANVSTTGFKSQRVFAQLMNGVDPVANATSDLSTGMLQQTSNTMDVAIDGSGFFVVSTPNGERYTRGGSFRLDDKHQLVDNDGRPLLGEKGMPLKLLDGPVTISRTGEVTQNGQIVDRLRMEDAPKGTQLQREGESLWVPPATKAPMKPEARNVKQGYLEQSNVNSMTALVDMVAVQRAYASVQKAVTQMDSADETLTTQIARPL from the coding sequence ATGCCTCCTCTAAATGGAATGGAAAGCGCCGCGAGCGCGCTTCGCTACTGGGAGCGCAAGCAGGACGTCGTGGCGAACAACCTGGCCAACGTCTCGACCACCGGATTCAAGTCGCAGCGTGTCTTCGCGCAGCTCATGAACGGTGTCGATCCGGTCGCCAACGCCACGTCCGATCTGTCGACGGGGATGCTTCAGCAAACCAGTAATACGATGGACGTCGCGATCGACGGCAGCGGGTTCTTCGTCGTCAGCACGCCCAACGGCGAGCGCTACACCCGCGGCGGAAGCTTCCGTCTCGACGACAAGCATCAACTCGTCGACAACGACGGCCGTCCGCTGCTCGGTGAAAAGGGCATGCCGCTCAAACTGCTCGACGGTCCGGTCACGATCTCGCGTACCGGCGAAGTCACGCAGAATGGGCAGATCGTCGATCGCCTGCGCATGGAGGACGCGCCGAAAGGCACGCAGCTTCAGCGCGAAGGCGAATCGTTGTGGGTTCCGCCGGCCACGAAGGCGCCGATGAAGCCCGAAGCTCGCAATGTCAAACAAGGCTATCTCGAACAGAGCAACGTCAACTCGATGACGGCGCTCGTGGACATGGTTGCGGTGCAGCGCGCCTATGCCTCGGTGCAGAAAGCCGTCACGCAGATGGACTCGGCCGACGAGACGCTCACGACGCAAATCGCCCGGCCACTGTAA
- a CDS encoding FliA/WhiG family RNA polymerase sigma factor: MDPRATWKAFAGGDLAARDALLTENLSLVHHVARQLERKLSNELDHDELVSAGTLGLMSAMSSFDPDRGLAFSTFAVPRIRGAILDELRRQDHVPRSVRRKTRDIQAARSSLAAKLCRLPDDNEVAEALGVDVQTLWKWESDVEGAIRVPIDRQTNDRGESHSSPLDLLHTDPSDAVDEQLGREQEVAMLRDAIMKLKEQERTVLALYYFEELKLHEIAEILGLTESRVSQIRSKALSRLRETIGVALAS, from the coding sequence ATGGATCCCCGAGCTACCTGGAAGGCCTTCGCCGGTGGCGACCTGGCTGCCCGAGACGCGCTCCTCACCGAAAATCTGAGCCTCGTGCATCACGTTGCACGCCAGCTCGAGCGCAAACTGAGCAACGAGCTCGATCACGACGAACTGGTGAGCGCCGGAACGCTCGGCCTGATGTCGGCGATGAGCTCGTTCGACCCCGATCGCGGACTTGCGTTCAGCACCTTCGCGGTGCCGCGCATTCGCGGCGCGATTCTCGACGAACTGCGCCGGCAGGATCACGTGCCGCGTTCGGTGCGGCGCAAGACGCGCGACATTCAAGCGGCGCGGTCCTCGCTCGCCGCGAAGTTGTGCCGTCTTCCCGATGACAACGAAGTCGCGGAGGCGCTGGGCGTCGACGTGCAGACGTTGTGGAAGTGGGAATCCGACGTCGAGGGCGCCATTCGCGTACCGATCGACCGTCAGACGAACGATCGCGGCGAGTCGCATTCGTCGCCGCTCGACCTGCTGCACACGGATCCGAGCGATGCGGTGGACGAGCAGCTTGGCCGCGAGCAGGAAGTGGCGATGCTGCGCGACGCGATCATGAAGCTCAAGGAGCAGGAGCGGACCGTGCTCGCGCTCTACTATTTCGAGGAGTTGAAGCTGCACGAGATCGCGGAGATTCTCGGGTTGACCGAGTCGCGCGTGTCGCAGATCCGCTCGAAGGCGTTGAGCCGGTTGCGGGAGACAATCGGGGTCGCGTTGGCGTCCTGA
- a CDS encoding flagellar basal body P-ring protein FlgI, which yields MTVGFLGAMLLVPALRLGAQDMIRVRDLTIEDKAIPVRLMGYGLVIGLDGTGDRASGGKQGGMTVNSIVNLLRRFGVTLPVEALKTKNVAAVLVTAEVSPYLRPGGRFEIHVSSLGDARSLRGGVLWMTPLLSDVGADPVATAQGAMLMADIGTKGSSAIENSGRIPEGGLLEVEMPRPQFTQSSSLLLRDPDVTMATRIATAINKEMGDGTATVDDPGSISLKFKDSKDDHATLLARVQDMRVQGRRTSMLIIDSRDGTIIAGGELTVGEATVSHGGVTITIGQNDTTAAPPGNLRMAAGTPVTRVAAALHAVAAPPSEIAAIFESLRAIGAIAAEVVVR from the coding sequence GTGACCGTAGGATTCCTCGGCGCCATGCTCCTCGTTCCCGCGCTTCGTCTCGGCGCCCAGGACATGATCCGCGTTCGCGATCTCACGATCGAGGACAAGGCCATTCCGGTGCGCTTGATGGGCTACGGTCTCGTCATCGGCCTGGATGGAACGGGCGATCGCGCGAGCGGGGGCAAGCAGGGTGGTATGACCGTGAACTCGATCGTCAACCTTCTTCGCCGCTTTGGAGTTACGCTCCCCGTCGAAGCGCTGAAGACGAAGAACGTCGCCGCCGTCTTGGTTACCGCCGAGGTGTCGCCGTATCTTCGTCCCGGCGGACGATTCGAGATTCACGTGTCCTCGCTCGGCGACGCGCGCTCGTTGCGCGGCGGCGTGTTGTGGATGACGCCACTCCTCTCCGACGTCGGCGCCGATCCGGTCGCGACCGCGCAGGGTGCGATGCTCATGGCCGATATCGGCACCAAGGGCTCGAGCGCCATCGAAAACTCCGGACGCATTCCCGAGGGCGGCTTGCTCGAGGTCGAGATGCCGCGCCCGCAATTCACGCAGAGCTCGAGCCTCCTGCTCCGCGATCCCGACGTCACCATGGCGACGCGCATCGCGACGGCGATCAACAAGGAGATGGGCGACGGCACCGCGACGGTCGACGATCCGGGCTCGATCTCGCTCAAATTCAAAGACTCTAAAGACGATCACGCCACGCTGCTCGCCCGGGTTCAGGACATGCGGGTGCAGGGCCGGCGCACGTCGATGTTGATCATCGACAGCCGCGACGGCACCATCATCGCCGGCGGCGAGCTCACCGTCGGTGAAGCCACCGTGAGTCACGGCGGCGTCACCATCACGATCGGCCAGAACGATACGACGGCGGCACCGCCCGGCAATCTTCGCATGGCCGCCGGTACGCCGGTGACACGCGTTGCCGCCGCGCTGCATGCCGTCGCTGCTCCGCCGTCCGAGATCGCGGCGATCTTCGAATCGCTGCGCGCCATCGGCGCCATCGCCGCCGAGGTCGTCGTTCGATGA
- a CDS encoding rod-binding protein, with protein MTIVSPSIAAAAKSPASDEMRLRKTALQLEGLFVQRLFAAMRDTVPEGGMIQKNAGEETFTSLLDEKMAEQVPSQWDGEHSLAHALYNQLRARLGSAEAASDSDVQAASSALHASPASASVPDRKIASP; from the coding sequence ATGACCATCGTCTCGCCCTCGATCGCCGCGGCGGCCAAGTCACCGGCCAGCGACGAGATGCGCTTGCGCAAGACGGCGCTGCAGCTCGAAGGTCTCTTCGTGCAGCGCCTCTTCGCCGCCATGCGCGACACGGTGCCCGAGGGCGGCATGATTCAGAAGAACGCGGGTGAAGAAACGTTCACCTCGCTGCTCGACGAAAAAATGGCGGAACAGGTTCCGTCGCAGTGGGACGGCGAGCATTCGCTGGCTCACGCGCTCTACAATCAGCTGCGCGCGCGGTTGGGTTCGGCCGAGGCCGCGTCGGACAGCGACGTCCAGGCCGCATCCTCCGCGCTTCACGCGTCCCCCGCTTCCGCTTCCGTCCCCGACCGCAAGATCGCCTCTCCGTGA
- the flgK gene encoding flagellar hook-associated protein FlgK yields MSIGSILNMARTGMNAQQTAIQIASQNISNADSTGYSRQRVEMATSLPTIFPYGTIGTGVYIKTVSRARDSLLDITYRSDASAQSQAETTSTGLDGIQSILNEPSDNGLSSALDSFYSSWNDLATDPTNGSAKEVVRQNGINVATTMNNMAARLDTLASQTRDGMTTDVAQVNSLSQQIANYNNEIVAAESNGNAANDLRDARDNLVDQMSTLVGGQVVEHASGSVAIYVNGRSLVDGPTVNQLQVGTGTVPTITFANAPTLPMTGLGGSLGARVDLVTNRIPATMNQLDSMAKGLVQTVNSIHSSGQVFTGNPPVGAPAGNFFEMAAVPPAGGDPALTARGISIASTLTDGSLVAASGGTATGPGNNDVAAQISALRDTPVSFTDANGNPLGSVSVQTFFQQIVGDVATSAKQAQDDSTVQQTLASNAQAQRQSVSGVVTDEELISVIQHQHAYQAAARLVSVVDDMTQTLVDLGR; encoded by the coding sequence ATGAGCATCGGCAGCATTCTCAACATGGCGCGCACGGGCATGAATGCCCAGCAGACCGCCATTCAAATCGCGTCGCAGAACATCAGCAACGCCGATTCGACGGGCTATTCTCGGCAGCGGGTCGAGATGGCTACTTCGCTGCCGACCATCTTTCCGTACGGCACGATCGGCACGGGCGTCTACATCAAGACCGTGTCGCGCGCGCGCGATTCGCTGCTCGACATCACGTACCGCAGCGACGCTTCGGCACAGTCCCAGGCGGAGACGACGAGCACCGGTCTGGACGGCATTCAGAGTATTCTCAATGAGCCGTCCGACAACGGCTTGAGCTCCGCGCTCGACTCGTTCTATTCCTCGTGGAACGACCTCGCGACCGACCCGACCAACGGATCCGCCAAGGAGGTCGTGCGGCAGAACGGCATCAACGTCGCGACGACGATGAACAACATGGCCGCGCGGCTCGACACGCTGGCCAGCCAGACGCGCGACGGCATGACAACGGACGTGGCACAGGTGAACTCGCTGAGCCAGCAGATCGCGAACTACAACAACGAGATCGTCGCGGCCGAATCAAACGGCAACGCGGCGAACGATCTTCGCGACGCGCGCGACAACCTCGTGGATCAGATGTCGACGCTCGTCGGCGGACAGGTCGTCGAGCACGCCAGTGGATCGGTCGCGATCTACGTCAACGGCCGCTCGCTCGTCGATGGACCGACCGTGAACCAGTTGCAGGTCGGCACGGGCACGGTGCCGACGATCACGTTCGCGAATGCGCCGACGCTTCCGATGACCGGATTGGGCGGTTCGCTGGGCGCCCGCGTCGATCTCGTCACGAACCGCATTCCGGCCACGATGAATCAACTGGACTCGATGGCGAAGGGTCTGGTGCAAACGGTCAACAGCATTCACTCGTCGGGTCAGGTCTTTACCGGAAATCCGCCGGTCGGCGCCCCCGCGGGCAACTTCTTCGAGATGGCTGCCGTTCCGCCGGCCGGCGGCGATCCGGCGCTCACGGCGCGCGGCATCAGCATCGCGTCGACGCTCACCGACGGCTCCCTCGTCGCGGCGTCGGGCGGGACCGCCACCGGACCCGGCAACAACGACGTCGCCGCGCAGATCTCGGCGCTTCGCGATACGCCGGTGTCGTTCACGGACGCGAACGGCAACCCACTGGGCAGCGTGTCCGTGCAGACGTTCTTCCAGCAGATCGTCGGCGACGTCGCGACCTCGGCCAAGCAGGCGCAGGACGACTCGACGGTGCAGCAGACCCTCGCCTCGAACGCCCAAGCGCAGCGCCAGAGCGTGAGCGGCGTGGTGACTGACGAAGAGCTGATCAGCGTCATCCAGCATCAGCACGCCTACCAGGCCGCGGCGCGGCTGGTCAGCGTGGTCGACGACATGACCCAAACGCTGGTCGATCTCGGTCGTTAG